The DNA window CGGCTCGTGGGCGTGGCCCCCCATACACTTTGACAATCCCGTCCCAAAGATCCGGGGATTCCTGGAGGTCATGCAGGCGAACGGCATCGTCCCCGAGTTCGAGTGCTTCGATACCGGCATGGTGAGGTGCATCGGGATGTTCCGGTCCACGGGCATGTTCACGGGGGTTCCTCACGTTTCCCTGGTCATGGGGGTGGAGAGTGGGATGCCGGCCAGGGCGGACCTTCTGCCCATACTGCTGGACGAATTGCCCGGGGACGCTGTATGGCAGACCATCGCCACGGGTCCGCATATCGAGAAGGTATGGGAAGTCCATCGCAGGGCGGCGGAACTGGGGGGCAACGTGCGCACCGGCCTCGAGGATACCTTTTACCTCCCCAACGGTGAACCTGCCCGGGACAACGGACAACTGGTCGAAGCGCTGGTAAGGATAGTCGAGGAAGCCGGCCGGGTCGTGGCCTCGGCGGAGGAGGCGAGAGAGATCCTCGGTCTCAGGTAGAAGTGAGGGCTTCCGGCAGGGGGCGGCAAGCGGCGATACGCGGAGACGCGCGGCGACCCACAACGCCCCGCGGAACGAGAAACCACGTTTACCCTCCCCGGGCGCATGGCCAAGCCTCTTCCCACGAAACGCACCCTCAACTCACGCCTATGCGGGCGCAGGGCACCCTGGCCCTACCGACCAGGACGCGCCTACTCACCCTGGAAGCGCTCCCTCAGCTCGCGCTTTATCACCTTGCCGGTTTCGTTCTTGGGTATGGCGTCCACGAGCCTGATCGCCTTCGGTATCTTGTAGCCGGCGATCTTTCCCCGGCAGAAGTCCCTCACCTCTTCCGTGGAGATGTCCTGTCCCTCCTTCAGGACGATCACCGCGGTGACAGCCTCTCCCCACTCCGGGTCGGGCAGTCCGATCACCGTGACCTCGGCGATGGCGGGATGCTGCGCGAGGACGCTTTCGACCTCCTGGGGATAGACGTTCTCCCCGCCGGTCTTGATGAGGTCCTTCTTCCTGTCCACGAAGTAGAGATAACCGTCCTCGTCCAGCCTCCCCAGGTCGCCGGTGTGAAGCCACTCTCCCGTGTACAGGGCTTCGTTGGCGCCCGGGTTGTTCCAGTAGCGGGCGGTCATCTTCGAGCGGACCATGATCTCGCCCGTCGCGCCGGTGGGGAGCCGCCTGTTCTCTTCATCCCAGATCTCCAGCTCTATCCCCTCCATCGGCTTGCCGCAGGTGTACGGGTTTGCGAAGGCGACGTCTCCCTTCACGACCGTCACCGGTCCGGTACACTCCGTCTGCCCCCATATGCCCATGAAATCGCACTGCAGCGTGTCGCAGAGAACCTTGAGCAGTTGCATGGTCCGCGGCCCCATGCCGCCGCCGCTCACGATCAGGCGCAGCGGGGAGAAGTCCATGCCCTTGTTCACGGCCTTGTCCACCAGCACCAGACCCTGTCCCGCGGAGACCAGCATGG is part of the Actinomycetota bacterium genome and encodes:
- a CDS encoding 3-keto-5-aminohexanoate cleavage protein, yielding MKDKIVIGAAITGVLTNPEKFKVPVTPEQMADAAEQAYNAGATVVHCHFRSQEEGLGWLPTWELKPVGEILAAIRERVPEMIVNMSTGIVGEDISGPLACLQAFKPEMAALNAGSLNYLKTRKDGSWAWPPIHFDNPVPKIRGFLEVMQANGIVPEFECFDTGMVRCIGMFRSTGMFTGVPHVSLVMGVESGMPARADLLPILLDELPGDAVWQTIATGPHIEKVWEVHRRAAELGGNVRTGLEDTFYLPNGEPARDNGQLVEALVRIVEEAGRVVASAEEAREILGLR
- a CDS encoding AMP-binding protein — protein: MDLLHEKLFKAADRYGDRVAICSRSEEISFARFADRVRYLAGALESLGFAKGERISILSKNRMDYLTYHFATSLVGVILHVMNTRLVVPEWLWAMNDAETSALVVDETHAAVIPELRSGCPSLRAVLGIGNVDGTDLATDQLVEDRREVRKPPRIEPDHPVLLIYTSGTTGQPKGCLQNQIGSSTVDDLTADAMEVTEKDVYMAIMPFFHQAGMIRSRATMIRGGANVVPEALTIEEIADLMVEKKVTITMLVSAGQGLVLVDKAVNKGMDFSPLRLIVSGGGMGPRTMQLLKVLCDTLQCDFMGIWGQTECTGPVTVVKGDVAFANPYTCGKPMEGIELEIWDEENRRLPTGATGEIMVRSKMTARYWNNPGANEALYTGEWLHTGDLGRLDEDGYLYFVDRKKDLIKTGGENVYPQEVESVLAQHPAIAEVTVIGLPDPEWGEAVTAVIVLKEGQDISTEEVRDFCRGKIAGYKIPKAIRLVDAIPKNETGKVIKRELRERFQGE